One window of Thermocoleostomius sinensis A174 genomic DNA carries:
- a CDS encoding YaaW family protein, which produces MDELRAVLELATDEELRLLTEILFRRKFNPLDYVCTPEPLSIQSQDRQTWIDSLEERFRFLAADGVTVLCGKTNQVSYRQILLRVCRYLKIPYNQALTTAEIEAEIFLHLLDRAWRRLPASEQQTLTGELQRALSESELTSHLPVSRSSDPVGLLLKGGSALAVTSVVRPLILQLLSRQFAMHAAKYQITKQALQGGATIATQIQGRTLLHTTYRSMSLSAARYGAVRSLFAVVGPAMWAWFLADLGWRAIATNYGRVIPVIFTLAQIRLTRAECFGPA; this is translated from the coding sequence TTGGACGAACTAAGAGCCGTCTTGGAACTGGCAACGGATGAGGAGTTACGACTGTTAACCGAGATTCTGTTCCGCCGCAAATTTAATCCGCTGGACTATGTTTGCACACCCGAACCTCTAAGTATTCAAAGTCAAGATCGCCAAACTTGGATTGACTCTCTGGAAGAGCGGTTTCGCTTTTTGGCGGCTGATGGAGTGACCGTGCTGTGCGGTAAAACCAATCAGGTCAGCTATCGACAAATTTTGCTGCGGGTTTGCCGCTATCTCAAAATCCCTTACAATCAAGCGCTGACCACGGCTGAAATTGAAGCTGAAATTTTCCTGCATTTGCTCGATCGAGCGTGGCGACGGTTACCTGCGTCGGAACAACAGACCTTGACGGGCGAGTTGCAGCGGGCCTTGTCCGAGTCGGAGTTGACCAGTCATTTGCCTGTGTCTCGCTCGAGTGACCCGGTGGGACTGTTGCTGAAGGGTGGCAGTGCCTTGGCGGTTACGTCGGTGGTGCGACCGCTGATTTTGCAGTTATTGTCGCGTCAGTTTGCCATGCACGCAGCCAAGTACCAAATCACGAAGCAAGCGTTGCAAGGAGGGGCGACGATCGCCACACAAATTCAAGGACGCACCTTGCTGCACACTACCTATCGCAGTATGTCTCTTAGTGCGGCTCGGTATGGCGCCGTGCGTAGTTTATTTGCGGTGGTGGGACCGGCAATGTGGGCTTGGTTTCTTGCCGATCTAGGCTGGCGAGCGATCGCCACCAACTATGGGCGCGTCATTCCGGTGATTTTCACCTTGGCGCAAATTCGCTTAACTCGTGCCGAGTGTTTTGGCCCGGCTTGA
- a CDS encoding CHAT domain-containing protein yields MPPSDTPCLSLAIDRLKTIEPQHYAIWVLQAPYAGGYVHHDCMWTESLTQAWHLWQSFFAPHRLSEMPSISPSLPLEETEADGQPKNYTGRVMQHLGVNLWQWLFDGPILTSFNQSQGIAIGQSRPLRLRLEIRDPELIDLPWEIMQSKYAKQAVSLNKQQILFSRTTSDVDRLPHLRSEQALNILLVLGEDSETDSSRSLVGSGSLNLEGEAAALARLLEQAAEGDPRYTGMLAPCHVTTLVQPTPAELIASLERGNYNVLIYEGHGVPAADGGLLYLCPDARINGTELAQVLVRCQVKLAVFNACWGAQSDHQGSQAIPRSSLAEVLIHHGVPAVLGMRDRIANHEAVSFIQALAQALAQRSPIDEAVAIARQQLLTLYRFNQPAWTLPVLYMHPEFNGELLRPLAEGVTEIPDPSVSWLGRNPPAYLRSLTTPPRVWPVRGGVLRVGRGERNDVVLQRPEVSRDHAEIFYRDTSPNGGSESTYLLRDVSRYGTWVLGREGWFRVHRQEVPIVSQTQLKFGDLRSQALEFVVEGANAQHQN; encoded by the coding sequence ATGCCTCCGTCTGATACTCCTTGCCTAAGTCTGGCTATCGATCGCCTCAAAACCATTGAGCCGCAACACTACGCGATTTGGGTGTTGCAAGCTCCCTATGCGGGGGGCTATGTTCACCACGATTGTATGTGGACGGAATCACTGACGCAGGCATGGCACCTTTGGCAAAGTTTCTTTGCTCCCCATCGCCTGTCCGAAATGCCCAGTATTTCTCCGTCCTTGCCACTGGAAGAAACCGAAGCAGACGGGCAACCGAAAAACTATACGGGGCGCGTCATGCAGCACTTGGGAGTCAATCTCTGGCAGTGGTTGTTTGATGGTCCAATTTTGACAAGCTTTAACCAAAGTCAGGGAATTGCTATCGGGCAATCGCGACCGTTACGGCTGCGGCTAGAAATTCGCGATCCGGAACTGATTGATCTGCCTTGGGAGATCATGCAATCCAAATATGCAAAACAGGCCGTATCGCTGAATAAGCAGCAAATTCTGTTCAGTCGTACTACCAGTGATGTCGATCGTCTACCCCATCTGCGCTCTGAACAAGCGTTGAATATTTTGCTGGTGCTGGGCGAAGACTCAGAAACCGACTCGAGTCGATCGCTGGTGGGATCAGGTAGCCTCAATTTAGAAGGCGAGGCTGCCGCATTGGCGAGACTACTGGAACAAGCGGCCGAGGGCGATCCGCGCTATACTGGAATGCTAGCTCCCTGCCATGTTACGACCTTAGTTCAGCCCACTCCCGCTGAATTAATTGCGTCGTTGGAACGTGGAAATTATAATGTCTTGATTTACGAAGGGCACGGTGTACCGGCCGCCGATGGAGGGTTGCTCTACTTGTGCCCCGATGCCCGCATTAATGGTACTGAATTAGCACAGGTGTTGGTGCGCTGTCAGGTGAAACTGGCAGTATTCAACGCCTGTTGGGGCGCCCAGTCCGATCATCAAGGCTCGCAGGCTATTCCCCGCAGCAGCCTAGCTGAGGTGTTGATCCATCATGGTGTGCCAGCGGTGCTGGGAATGCGCGATCGCATTGCCAATCATGAAGCCGTCAGCTTTATTCAGGCCTTGGCTCAAGCCTTGGCCCAACGCTCGCCGATCGACGAAGCCGTAGCCATTGCTCGCCAGCAGCTTTTGACCCTCTATCGCTTCAATCAACCCGCTTGGACATTGCCTGTACTCTATATGCACCCGGAATTCAACGGCGAACTGCTGCGACCGTTAGCGGAAGGTGTAACCGAAATTCCCGATCCGTCGGTCAGTTGGTTGGGGCGCAATCCCCCGGCTTACCTGCGCTCGTTGACAACGCCACCCCGGGTTTGGCCAGTACGGGGTGGGGTTTTGCGCGTAGGACGAGGCGAACGCAATGACGTGGTGTTGCAACGCCCGGAAGTGTCACGGGATCATGCTGAAATTTTCTACCGCGATACCTCGCCGAACGGCGGCAGCGAATCAACCTATCTATTGCGCGATGTCTCCCGCTATGGAACTTGGGTGTTGGGGCGCGAGGGCTGGTTTCGAGTGCATCGACAAGAAGTGCCGATCGTCTCGCAAACTCAGTTAAAATTTGGAGATTTGCGCAGTCAAGCTCTAGAGTTTGTAGTGGAAGGCGCAAATGCTCAACATCAAAACTGA
- a CDS encoding PrsW family glutamic-type intramembrane protease, translating to MTGSSPRFAVLRLVPPPGGAALSLEFYPLMPSTAVLIGRDPRCQIILDSQFYTGVSRQHAQVAPSSTSPSGWQVCDLNSANGTYVNDRRIYGCHALQWGDCITLAQEGPRFIFEVQSIDAVALSPDGDTVPEQANLPSPAVLSGIQPPHPNPGTVAQSDAVTFSQLFPIISTGRDLKRKAYLVPGMITVVFVVLMFVTNGSPQWFNPLLAAYIAGGAYYFVYQLCGKRKPWWVLISSALMTAFLLLSPVLLMFIFVFRGILPGTIPDDPATVGLGVFFINMFFGAGLMEELLKAVPVLLAYYIGRKVRSSPLREQIGVWEPLDGILLGTASAVGFTLLETLGQYVPSVISDVTLQAGPEAGQLGQLLGLQLLIPRILGSISGHMAYSGYFGYFIGLSVLKPSKRWQILGIGYLTAAILHTLWNTTGAINILVLAAVGMISYAFLAAAILKARALSPTRRENFATRLDVR from the coding sequence ATGACCGGATCAAGCCCCCGATTTGCCGTCCTACGTTTAGTTCCTCCACCCGGTGGAGCAGCCCTCTCGCTTGAGTTTTACCCGCTAATGCCGTCCACGGCCGTATTAATCGGTCGTGATCCCCGCTGTCAAATTATTCTAGACTCACAATTTTATACGGGTGTATCGCGGCAACATGCTCAGGTCGCCCCGTCATCTACTTCACCGTCAGGGTGGCAAGTTTGTGATCTCAACAGTGCTAACGGCACCTATGTCAACGATCGCCGCATCTACGGGTGTCATGCCTTGCAATGGGGGGATTGCATCACCCTGGCGCAAGAGGGACCACGATTTATTTTTGAGGTGCAGTCGATCGATGCGGTCGCGTTGTCACCCGATGGGGATACCGTTCCAGAGCAAGCGAATTTACCCAGTCCCGCTGTTCTTTCGGGCATTCAACCACCTCACCCCAACCCAGGAACAGTTGCTCAGTCCGATGCTGTCACGTTCAGCCAACTGTTTCCTATCATTTCTACCGGTCGGGATCTGAAGCGCAAAGCTTATCTCGTTCCCGGCATGATTACGGTAGTGTTCGTGGTGCTGATGTTTGTCACCAATGGATCGCCTCAATGGTTCAATCCGCTGCTGGCTGCCTATATTGCCGGAGGAGCCTACTATTTTGTCTATCAGCTTTGCGGCAAACGCAAACCTTGGTGGGTATTGATAAGTTCGGCGCTGATGACAGCATTTTTGTTGCTGAGTCCAGTGTTGCTGATGTTTATTTTTGTGTTTCGAGGAATTCTACCGGGCACAATTCCCGATGATCCAGCAACTGTAGGGCTTGGCGTGTTTTTCATCAATATGTTCTTCGGCGCAGGGCTGATGGAGGAGCTGCTCAAGGCGGTGCCAGTGCTGCTGGCTTATTACATTGGGCGAAAAGTGCGATCGTCTCCCCTGCGTGAACAGATTGGCGTTTGGGAACCGCTGGACGGCATTTTGTTAGGAACCGCTTCGGCAGTTGGATTTACGCTGCTGGAAACCTTGGGGCAGTATGTCCCGTCTGTTATTAGCGATGTGACGCTACAAGCTGGACCAGAAGCTGGGCAGTTGGGGCAATTATTGGGGTTGCAACTGTTAATCCCCCGGATTCTTGGCTCTATTTCTGGACATATGGCCTACAGCGGCTACTTCGGCTATTTCATTGGGTTGAGTGTCTTAAAGCCATCAAAGCGGTGGCAGATTTTGGGAATCGGCTACTTGACCGCAGCAATTCTCCACACTTTGTGGAATACAACCGGAGCCATTAACATTTTGGTACTAGCGGCCGTGGGAATGATTTCCTATGCGTTCCTGGCCGCCGCTATCCTTAAAGCGAGGGCTTTATCTCCAACCCGACGAGAGAACTTTGCGACGCGCTTAGACGTGCGCTAG
- a CDS encoding cell division protein FtsX, which produces MLRLLTKIDYLLREALVGLKRGGWMNWAAVSTVTVLLFLFGISLQASWQLDKLLNQFGSQLEVSVYLETGVQSKDLQPFVQALPDAIEVTPVTKEEAWNTLTREMGLSDIKGATEQLNGNPLVDELKVKANSPEAVPVLAEKLKQLQGVDAVQYVDEAVQRIAQLNQGLNWLSLVITGILSLTAIAVITTTIRLIVMARRREIEVMQLVGATSAWIYLPFILQGLTLGLIGALISWGLIRAVQHFLEELLLQQPEFIQFLTSGMQLTPRETILLPLALLGLGGSVGLLGSLLAVRRFALR; this is translated from the coding sequence GTGCTACGGCTGTTGACTAAAATCGATTATCTGCTGCGAGAGGCGCTCGTCGGGTTGAAGCGAGGCGGCTGGATGAATTGGGCAGCGGTGAGTACCGTGACGGTGCTGCTATTTTTGTTTGGTATAAGTTTGCAAGCCTCTTGGCAACTTGACAAGCTATTGAACCAATTTGGCAGCCAGCTAGAGGTTTCGGTGTATCTAGAGACAGGTGTCCAATCCAAGGATTTGCAGCCGTTTGTGCAAGCCCTACCAGACGCAATCGAAGTGACGCCGGTAACGAAAGAAGAAGCGTGGAATACCTTAACGCGAGAAATGGGCTTGTCAGATATCAAAGGTGCAACCGAGCAACTGAATGGCAACCCTTTAGTAGACGAGCTAAAGGTTAAAGCTAATTCTCCTGAGGCCGTACCCGTCCTAGCGGAGAAGCTCAAACAATTACAGGGCGTTGACGCTGTGCAATATGTGGATGAAGCCGTACAGCGCATCGCTCAGCTTAACCAAGGCTTAAATTGGCTGAGTTTAGTAATCACTGGCATTTTGAGCCTGACCGCGATCGCTGTGATCACCACTACAATTCGGCTAATTGTGATGGCACGTCGGCGCGAAATCGAAGTAATGCAACTTGTAGGAGCTACGTCAGCCTGGATTTATCTACCTTTTATTCTGCAAGGGTTAACGCTGGGACTAATTGGTGCGTTGATTTCCTGGGGATTGATTCGTGCGGTTCAGCATTTTCTCGAAGAATTGCTGTTGCAGCAGCCTGAATTCATTCAATTTTTAACCAGCGGCATGCAACTAACACCGCGTGAAACGATCCTACTGCCTTTGGCACTGTTGGGACTGGGCGGATCAGTTGGACTATTGGGTAGTTTACTAGCGGTGCGGCGCTTTGCTTTGCGCTGA
- the def gene encoding peptide deformylase: MTAQILVEKKKLKNPPLQLHYLGDRVLRQPAKRISKVDDDIRKLAKQMLQTMYSEDGIGLAAPQVGVHKQLIVVDTDPDDATTPALVLINPVITKFGQDMCVVQEGCLSIPKVYLDVTRPETIEVSYKDENGRPQKRTATGLLSRVIQHEIDHLNGVMFVDRVDNTLAMNQELVKYGFAVDSVKPI, translated from the coding sequence ATGACAGCCCAAATTTTAGTTGAGAAGAAAAAATTAAAGAATCCTCCGTTACAGTTGCACTACTTGGGCGATCGCGTCTTACGCCAGCCTGCTAAACGCATTTCCAAGGTTGATGACGACATTCGCAAACTAGCCAAGCAGATGCTGCAAACGATGTATAGCGAGGATGGCATTGGGTTGGCGGCTCCTCAAGTGGGGGTCCACAAGCAGCTTATTGTAGTGGATACTGACCCCGATGATGCAACTACACCTGCATTGGTTTTAATTAACCCAGTGATCACCAAGTTTGGTCAGGACATGTGTGTGGTCCAAGAAGGGTGTTTGAGCATCCCTAAAGTCTATCTCGATGTCACCCGTCCTGAAACGATTGAAGTGTCATACAAGGACGAAAATGGTCGCCCTCAAAAACGCACGGCAACAGGGCTACTTTCTCGTGTAATTCAGCACGAAATTGACCACCTCAACGGTGTTATGTTTGTCGATCGGGTTGATAACACGCTGGCTATGAACCAAGAATTGGTCAAGTATGGCTTTGCCGTAGATAGCGTTAAACCTATCTAG
- a CDS encoding isoaspartyl peptidase/L-asparaginase: MGQIQPKLIIHGGAGSSLKGKGGEEAVRRSLRYVIEEVYALLQAGADAKTAVVRGCQLLEDDSRFNAGTGSVLQSDGQIRMSAALMDGTLQRFSGVINISRTKNPIDLAEFLQSSHDRILSDYGSLELLRELQVPTYDPLTELRLQEWIQERRGNFSREMAGVVAEQELVAEAGRGTIGVVVLDAEGRLAAGTSTGGKGFERIGRVSDSAMPAGNYATTQAAISCTGIGEDIIDECLAARIVVRVTDGMSLQAAFEKSFKEAYQRHRDFGAIGIDASGAIAWGKTSEVLLAAYHDGERMGDTLDMSHHMEVAGII, from the coding sequence ATGGGTCAAATTCAACCAAAACTGATTATTCACGGCGGTGCCGGGAGTTCCCTCAAGGGTAAAGGGGGAGAAGAGGCGGTACGTCGATCGCTGCGGTATGTAATTGAAGAAGTGTATGCTTTGCTGCAAGCGGGAGCCGATGCCAAAACAGCCGTTGTGCGTGGATGTCAACTGTTAGAAGATGATTCACGGTTTAATGCCGGGACTGGCTCGGTATTACAGTCGGATGGTCAAATTCGCATGAGCGCAGCGCTCATGGATGGTACATTGCAGCGCTTTAGTGGGGTGATTAATATCTCGCGCACCAAAAATCCGATCGACCTGGCTGAGTTTTTGCAAAGCTCTCACGATCGCATCCTTTCTGACTATGGCTCGTTGGAACTGCTGCGCGAACTGCAAGTTCCCACTTATGATCCGCTGACAGAATTGCGGTTACAGGAATGGATTCAAGAGCGGCGTGGCAACTTTTCTAGAGAAATGGCAGGCGTAGTGGCAGAGCAGGAATTAGTTGCAGAGGCTGGACGGGGGACGATCGGGGTGGTGGTACTGGATGCGGAAGGTCGCCTCGCCGCTGGCACCTCCACTGGGGGCAAAGGGTTTGAGCGCATTGGCCGAGTCAGCGATTCGGCCATGCCAGCCGGAAATTATGCCACGACTCAGGCAGCCATTAGCTGCACGGGGATTGGAGAAGACATTATTGATGAGTGCTTGGCGGCTCGGATTGTGGTACGAGTAACCGATGGCATGTCGCTGCAAGCGGCGTTTGAGAAATCTTTTAAAGAAGCCTATCAGCGTCACCGCGATTTTGGTGCGATCGGTATTGATGCATCGGGGGCGATCGCTTGGGGCAAAACCAGTGAAGTCCTGCTAGCGGCATATCATGATGGCGAAAGGATGGGCGATACCCTGGATATGAGCCACCATATGGAAGTTGCTGGAATAATTTGA
- a CDS encoding DUF1350 family protein, with amino-acid sequence MEWQEIYGNWVLVPPRPTAIVHFLGGAFVATAPQITYRSLLEFLASQGYAVVATPFLNTLDHTTIAQRVMRLSNLALDYVQETMLRSRALPIYGIGHSMGCKLHLLIGSLFPQERAGNILISFNNYPARRSIPMLEQVSQFSKFTSEFATQFASQFGSQFPSQFIPQMVAPNFDVEFTPSPEETYDLITKNYQVQRNLLIKFTNDDIDQTKSLSEVMEQRFPTLTAVKILKGNHLTPLGQDVNWQTGTEFSPLDAIGQFVKQGVYRDLNELKQAVLLWLDPLSALKKP; translated from the coding sequence ATGGAGTGGCAGGAAATTTACGGCAATTGGGTATTAGTACCTCCGCGCCCAACCGCAATCGTCCATTTTCTGGGAGGGGCGTTTGTGGCCACGGCCCCCCAAATCACCTATCGGAGTTTATTGGAATTCTTGGCTAGTCAAGGCTATGCGGTGGTGGCAACGCCGTTCTTAAATACCTTGGATCATACAACGATCGCCCAGCGGGTGATGCGGTTGTCAAATCTGGCGTTGGACTATGTACAGGAAACCATGCTTCGTAGCCGCGCTTTACCTATCTATGGAATTGGTCACAGTATGGGCTGTAAGCTGCATTTACTGATTGGCAGCCTGTTTCCCCAAGAACGAGCCGGAAATATTCTGATTTCATTCAATAATTATCCTGCTCGTCGATCGATTCCAATGTTGGAACAAGTATCGCAATTTTCAAAATTCACCTCCGAATTTGCCACTCAATTTGCTTCTCAATTTGGTTCTCAGTTTCCATCCCAGTTCATTCCACAGATGGTGGCTCCTAACTTTGATGTAGAGTTCACCCCGTCGCCTGAAGAAACCTATGACTTGATTACAAAGAACTATCAAGTTCAGCGTAATTTATTAATCAAATTCACCAATGACGATATTGATCAAACTAAGTCGCTGAGCGAAGTGATGGAGCAACGCTTTCCCACGCTAACGGCGGTCAAAATTCTGAAAGGCAATCATTTGACGCCGTTGGGACAGGATGTAAATTGGCAAACGGGAACCGAGTTTTCGCCCCTCGATGCGATCGGGCAATTTGTAAAACAGGGCGTCTATCGCGATTTGAATGAATTGAAGCAGGCAGTATTGCTGTGGCTTGATCCGCTGTCAGCGTTGAAAAAACCGTGA
- a CDS encoding late competence development ComFB family protein codes for MEIYKNVMELLVEEEVARQFKLLPPRLASYVKEVELTAYALNQLPALYATSEQGLEYQLKRGNDRYKSQISQAVQRALAAVSRDPLRNSSPLQAQAVTGLRDVLHQLRLLLKNDTLEWENLPSMVEQALRQATRRGAAWDGRRAGRLTPDAGKEETPFATHYPIDATTSPTISSSPADRSSVEAGVEESFGWDDPLYHSH; via the coding sequence ATGGAAATTTACAAGAACGTCATGGAACTGCTGGTTGAAGAAGAGGTGGCGCGGCAATTTAAATTACTTCCACCCCGCCTTGCCTCCTATGTCAAAGAAGTTGAACTAACCGCATATGCACTGAATCAACTGCCGGCGCTCTATGCAACTAGTGAGCAAGGGCTAGAATATCAGCTAAAGCGGGGAAACGATCGCTACAAAAGCCAGATCAGTCAAGCTGTACAGCGTGCTCTAGCTGCGGTCAGTCGCGATCCATTACGCAATTCTAGTCCCCTCCAAGCCCAAGCTGTCACCGGTCTACGCGATGTGTTACATCAACTGCGGTTATTACTGAAAAACGATACGTTGGAATGGGAGAATTTACCCAGCATGGTCGAGCAGGCGTTGAGGCAGGCGACTCGCCGAGGGGCGGCGTGGGATGGGCGGCGGGCAGGGCGCTTAACTCCCGATGCAGGCAAGGAAGAAACACCGTTTGCAACGCATTACCCGATCGACGCCACGACATCACCGACAATCTCCTCGTCTCCGGCGGATCGATCGAGCGTTGAGGCGGGTGTTGAGGAATCATTTGGCTGGGATGATCCACTCTACCATTCTCATTAA
- a CDS encoding FAD-dependent hydroxylase has translation MVSSVQHSSLTPSPPARSLSQFSQPPTPNSSSLDYDVTIVGAGIVGLTLACALQNSGLRVALIEANSRDAGLQQRRAYAITLLSGQIFQGLGVWSEILPKITTFQQIRLADADCPMVVNLQPQDVGTEELGYVGEHRVLVAALLKALANAENVTWLCPAKLIDASYGENATLTVSIAGEQQQIKTNLLVAADGSRSPIREAAGIRTQGWQYWQSCVTVVLHPEKSHQNIAREHFWPSGPFATLPLPNNRCQIVLTAPHAEAQHWLEVEEAEFLAELDRRYQGQLGKLELEGPRRLFPVKLMQSDRYVHPRLALVGDAAHCCHPVGGQGLNQGIRDAAALAEVLITAHQQGEDLGSERVLRRYERWRKLENLTILGFTDFLDRFFSNQWWPIVAIRRSGLWIMGRLWPLRFLSLKLMTGLSGRTPALAKRSS, from the coding sequence ATGGTATCATCCGTCCAGCACTCATCCCTGACTCCTTCCCCACCCGCTCGTTCACTTTCCCAGTTTTCCCAACCCCCAACGCCCAATTCCTCATCCCTCGACTACGATGTCACGATTGTCGGTGCTGGCATTGTTGGTCTCACTCTTGCTTGTGCCCTCCAGAACTCTGGGTTACGGGTTGCTCTAATTGAAGCGAACTCCCGCGACGCTGGGCTACAGCAGCGCCGAGCCTATGCTATTACGCTGTTATCGGGGCAAATTTTTCAGGGACTGGGCGTTTGGTCAGAGATTTTGCCAAAGATCACAACCTTTCAGCAAATTCGTCTAGCTGATGCTGATTGTCCGATGGTTGTCAACTTGCAGCCGCAGGACGTGGGAACAGAGGAGTTGGGCTATGTGGGAGAACACCGAGTGCTGGTGGCTGCCCTGCTGAAGGCGCTAGCGAATGCTGAGAATGTCACATGGCTCTGTCCGGCTAAGTTGATTGATGCTAGCTACGGAGAGAATGCTACCTTGACTGTTTCGATCGCTGGAGAACAGCAACAGATCAAAACGAACTTGCTGGTTGCGGCCGATGGTTCTCGCTCTCCCATTCGCGAGGCGGCTGGCATTCGTACTCAGGGCTGGCAGTATTGGCAATCCTGCGTCACGGTGGTGTTACACCCAGAAAAATCTCACCAAAACATTGCTCGCGAGCACTTCTGGCCCAGCGGACCCTTTGCCACTCTACCGCTGCCTAACAACCGCTGCCAAATTGTGCTGACGGCTCCTCATGCGGAGGCCCAGCATTGGTTAGAGGTAGAGGAAGCTGAATTTTTAGCAGAACTCGATCGCCGCTATCAAGGGCAGCTAGGAAAGCTGGAATTAGAGGGGCCGCGGCGGCTGTTCCCGGTTAAGTTAATGCAAAGCGATCGATACGTCCATCCCCGCTTGGCCTTAGTGGGGGATGCAGCCCATTGTTGCCATCCAGTCGGAGGGCAAGGCTTAAATCAAGGCATTCGCGATGCGGCAGCATTGGCAGAGGTGCTGATAACGGCTCATCAACAAGGTGAAGACTTAGGCAGCGAACGGGTGCTGCGCCGTTATGAACGCTGGCGTAAGCTAGAAAACTTGACAATTCTGGGCTTCACAGACTTTCTCGATCGGTTTTTTTCCAATCAATGGTGGCCGATCGTCGCTATACGCCGATCCGGATTGTGGATTATGGGGCGGCTGTGGCCTCTAAGATTTTTATCCCTGAAGCTGATGACCGGCTTGAGCGGTCGTACACCAGCATTAGCTAAGCGCTCAAGCTAG
- a CDS encoding NAD(P)/FAD-dependent oxidoreductase — protein MIDVIVIGAGVAGLTCAQQLQQWGYNVLVVEKSRGLGGRLATRRLAQTHADHGVRCLEEQGELTRSLIQTLEALGLLHVWTERIYALTPAGNLVPSEDDHPRYAARDGLTSVAKFLGQSLAICRHQRVTAITPMPDRTWQLSLNSNLSASPALPPAKVVVVTIPAPQALALLAPLATQELPPDFIAALRSVMFAPCMTTIATFATADTDNTNWLYPAIECSEDAELAWIAIDSRKQRQPQQTTVILQSTAAFAHTHLESSDLRSVGQQMLGRAAEILSWQAVPTDLQIHRWRYAFVTHPYSQPLLHTDAPLPLICGGDWCGGANLEAALQSGMSCAAQAVHYLETSSPNATSSAKESATINTSQLFANMLTTIDRSLTS, from the coding sequence ATGATCGATGTGATCGTGATTGGGGCAGGAGTGGCAGGCTTAACCTGTGCCCAACAGTTGCAGCAGTGGGGCTATAACGTGCTAGTGGTGGAAAAATCGCGGGGTTTGGGCGGTCGCTTGGCTACTCGCCGGTTGGCACAAACTCATGCCGATCATGGGGTGCGTTGTCTCGAAGAGCAAGGCGAACTGACCCGATCGCTCATTCAAACTCTGGAAGCACTAGGGTTGCTACATGTATGGACAGAGCGAATCTATGCTCTGACACCAGCCGGGAATCTGGTTCCTTCAGAAGACGACCACCCGCGTTATGCCGCTCGTGATGGGTTGACTTCGGTGGCTAAATTCTTAGGACAGTCTCTTGCGATTTGTCGCCATCAGCGCGTTACCGCCATCACCCCCATGCCCGATCGCACTTGGCAACTATCCCTCAACTCCAATCTGTCAGCATCTCCAGCCCTACCGCCTGCCAAAGTAGTGGTAGTGACAATTCCGGCTCCCCAAGCCCTGGCGTTGCTGGCACCGTTGGCGACACAGGAATTACCCCCTGATTTCATTGCAGCCTTGCGATCGGTGATGTTTGCTCCTTGTATGACCACGATCGCCACCTTTGCTACTGCTGATACTGACAACACGAACTGGCTCTATCCTGCGATTGAATGTTCGGAAGATGCAGAGTTGGCTTGGATTGCAATTGACAGCCGCAAACAACGTCAGCCTCAGCAAACGACTGTCATCTTGCAAAGCACAGCGGCATTTGCTCATACACATCTGGAATCATCAGATTTGCGATCGGTGGGGCAACAGATGCTAGGGCGGGCGGCTGAGATTCTGTCATGGCAAGCAGTTCCCACCGATCTACAGATACATCGCTGGCGCTATGCCTTTGTGACGCACCCCTATTCTCAACCGCTATTACACACTGATGCACCGCTGCCTTTAATTTGTGGGGGGGATTGGTGCGGTGGTGCAAACCTAGAAGCGGCGTTGCAATCGGGCATGTCCTGTGCGGCTCAGGCTGTTCACTATTTAGAAACTTCCTCTCCTAACGCAACAAGTTCTGCTAAGGAAAGTGCCACAATAAATACGAGTCAACTGTTTGCAAATATGTTAACGACGATCGATCGTTCACTGACTTCCTAA
- a CDS encoding DUF2256 domain-containing protein: MAPGRKYTKSNLPTKICPVCQRPFTWRKKWEDCWDDVKYCSERCRRHRSEAKSSNRGDNKPE, encoded by the coding sequence ATGGCTCCCGGACGTAAATACACTAAATCCAATTTGCCCACTAAAATTTGTCCTGTTTGTCAGCGTCCCTTTACATGGCGTAAAAAATGGGAAGATTGTTGGGATGATGTGAAGTATTGCTCAGAGCGGTGTCGTCGTCATCGATCCGAGGCAAAGTCCTCCAATCGTGGGGATAATAAGCCAGAATGA